The following coding sequences lie in one Bacillus sp. 2205SS5-2 genomic window:
- a CDS encoding DUF2627 domain-containing protein, protein MTRIMALVIMLIPGFLAALGIKWMRDVLFGLLQDPFPYLWLQFLVGFLFFIIGLGFVAGFIFYRDRKRNKVQPKFQRNQKKPNKD, encoded by the coding sequence ATGACACGAATAATGGCCTTAGTTATTATGCTTATACCTGGATTTCTTGCTGCGCTCGGTATTAAATGGATGAGAGATGTACTTTTCGGTCTATTACAAGACCCTTTCCCTTATTTATGGTTGCAGTTTTTAGTTGGTTTTTTATTTTTCATTATTGGGCTAGGATTTGTAGCTGGATTTATTTTTTATCGTGATCGAAAGCGAAATAAGGTTCAACCTAAGTTTCAGAGAAATCAAAAAAAGCCCAACAAGGATTGA